A stretch of Astyanax mexicanus isolate ESR-SI-001 chromosome 21, AstMex3_surface, whole genome shotgun sequence DNA encodes these proteins:
- the LOC125785668 gene encoding caspase b-like, producing the protein MTTICKVLKDILDELTGKDFKRFKWYMTDGKLNDITSIARSKLENTSVEDTVDLMIDQYKQDAGEVAEKILKNMEQNNLAEQLKNKLSEVQRQAAEGSTVPPGPGAPAGPGVQQTITASESSKVHAPVMSGGQYNAPVTFNFN; encoded by the exons ATGACCACCATCTGCAAAGTGCTGAAAGATATCCTGGATGAGCTGACAGGAAaggattttaaaaggtttaagtgGTACATGACGGACGGCAAACTAAACGATATCACATCCATAGCGAGAAGTAAGCTGGAGAACACGAGCGTTGAGGACACTGTGGACCTAATGATTGACCAGTACAAACAAGATGCTGGAGAGGTCGCTGAGAAGATCCTTAAAAATATGGAACAGAATAATCTTGCCGAGCAGCTGAAGAACAAGCTTTCAGAAG TGCAACGGCAGGCAGCTGAAGGCAGCACCGTGCCTCCGGGTCCCGGAGCTCCTGCAGGTCCTGGGGTCCAGCAGACCATCACAGCTTCAGAGAGCAGCAAGGTTCACGCCCCTGTGATGTCCGGTGGCCAGTATAATGCCCCAGTGACTTTTAACTTTAACTGA